The Ciconia boyciana chromosome 2, ASM3463844v1, whole genome shotgun sequence genome has a segment encoding these proteins:
- the STARD3NL gene encoding STARD3 N-terminal-like protein isoform X3, protein MNRVPGDAENAHSSSVESCPSLRDVHSINPAQLMARIEPYEGREKKGISDVRRTFCLFVTFDLLFITLLWIIELNVKGGIETTLEKEVLQYDYSSSYFDIFFTTAVTSAFLLAKVIISQLFSQGAFGYVLPIISFILAWIETWFLDFKVLPQEAEEENRFLIAQDASERAALLHPGVLSDGQFYSPPESVAGSDEDSEEKQDSEKPVV, encoded by the exons ATGAATCGGGTGCCGGGTGATGCAGAAAATGCTCACAGTAGCAGTGTGGAATCCTGTCCTTCCTTGCGGGATGTCCACTCCATCAACCCAGCGCAGCTGATGGCAAGGATTGAGCCAtatgaaggcagagaaaagaaaggcataTCAGATGTCAGAAGgactttctgtttgtttgttacATTTGATCTCTTATTCATAACCTTGCTATGGATAATAGAATTAAAT GTAAAAGGAGGCATTGAGACTACCTTAGAGAAAGAAGTCCTACAATATGACTACTCTTCTTCATATTTTGATATATTT TTTACAACAGCAGTGACCAGTGCCTTTTTATTAGCAAAAGTAATTATTTCACAG CTGTTCTCACAGGGTGCTTTTGGCTACGTGCTGCCCATCATATCCTTCATACTTGCCTGGATTGAAACTTGGTTCTTGGACTTTAAAGTGTTACCgcaagaagctgaagaagagaACA gatTTTTGATAGCACAGGATGCTTCTGAACGAGCAGCTCTTCTTCACCCAGGAGTCCTCTCTGATGGGCAGTTCTATTCTCCTCCTGAATCTGTAGCAG
- the STARD3NL gene encoding STARD3 N-terminal-like protein isoform X4 → MNRVPGDAENAHSSSVESCPSLRDVHSINPAQLMARIEPYEGREKKGISDVRRTFCLFVTFDLLFITLLWIIELNVKGGIETTLEKEVLQYDYSSSYFDIFLFSQGAFGYVLPIISFILAWIETWFLDFKVLPQEAEEENRFLIAQDASERAALLHPGVLSDGQFYSPPESVAGSDEDSEEKQDSEKPVV, encoded by the exons ATGAATCGGGTGCCGGGTGATGCAGAAAATGCTCACAGTAGCAGTGTGGAATCCTGTCCTTCCTTGCGGGATGTCCACTCCATCAACCCAGCGCAGCTGATGGCAAGGATTGAGCCAtatgaaggcagagaaaagaaaggcataTCAGATGTCAGAAGgactttctgtttgtttgttacATTTGATCTCTTATTCATAACCTTGCTATGGATAATAGAATTAAAT GTAAAAGGAGGCATTGAGACTACCTTAGAGAAAGAAGTCCTACAATATGACTACTCTTCTTCATATTTTGATATATTT CTGTTCTCACAGGGTGCTTTTGGCTACGTGCTGCCCATCATATCCTTCATACTTGCCTGGATTGAAACTTGGTTCTTGGACTTTAAAGTGTTACCgcaagaagctgaagaagagaACA gatTTTTGATAGCACAGGATGCTTCTGAACGAGCAGCTCTTCTTCACCCAGGAGTCCTCTCTGATGGGCAGTTCTATTCTCCTCCTGAATCTGTAGCAG
- the STARD3NL gene encoding STARD3 N-terminal-like protein isoform X2, with product MNRVPGDAENAHSSSVESCPSLRDVHSINPAQLMARIEPYEGREKKGISDVRRTFCLFVTFDLLFITLLWIIELNVKGGIETTLEKEVLQYDYSSSYFDIFLLAVFRFKVLILAYAMCRLRHWWAIALFSQGAFGYVLPIISFILAWIETWFLDFKVLPQEAEEENRFLIAQDASERAALLHPGVLSDGQFYSPPESVAGSDEDSEEKQDSEKPVV from the exons ATGAATCGGGTGCCGGGTGATGCAGAAAATGCTCACAGTAGCAGTGTGGAATCCTGTCCTTCCTTGCGGGATGTCCACTCCATCAACCCAGCGCAGCTGATGGCAAGGATTGAGCCAtatgaaggcagagaaaagaaaggcataTCAGATGTCAGAAGgactttctgtttgtttgttacATTTGATCTCTTATTCATAACCTTGCTATGGATAATAGAATTAAAT GTAAAAGGAGGCATTGAGACTACCTTAGAGAAAGAAGTCCTACAATATGACTACTCTTCTTCATATTTTGATATATTT CTACTGGCAGTCTTTCGATTTAAGGTGTTAATACTTGCATATGCAATGTGCAGACTGCGCCATTGGTGGGCAATAGCT CTGTTCTCACAGGGTGCTTTTGGCTACGTGCTGCCCATCATATCCTTCATACTTGCCTGGATTGAAACTTGGTTCTTGGACTTTAAAGTGTTACCgcaagaagctgaagaagagaACA gatTTTTGATAGCACAGGATGCTTCTGAACGAGCAGCTCTTCTTCACCCAGGAGTCCTCTCTGATGGGCAGTTCTATTCTCCTCCTGAATCTGTAGCAG
- the STARD3NL gene encoding STARD3 N-terminal-like protein isoform X1, which translates to MNRVPGDAENAHSSSVESCPSLRDVHSINPAQLMARIEPYEGREKKGISDVRRTFCLFVTFDLLFITLLWIIELNVKGGIETTLEKEVLQYDYSSSYFDIFLLAVFRFKVLILAYAMCRLRHWWAIAFTTAVTSAFLLAKVIISQLFSQGAFGYVLPIISFILAWIETWFLDFKVLPQEAEEENRFLIAQDASERAALLHPGVLSDGQFYSPPESVAGSDEDSEEKQDSEKPVV; encoded by the exons ATGAATCGGGTGCCGGGTGATGCAGAAAATGCTCACAGTAGCAGTGTGGAATCCTGTCCTTCCTTGCGGGATGTCCACTCCATCAACCCAGCGCAGCTGATGGCAAGGATTGAGCCAtatgaaggcagagaaaagaaaggcataTCAGATGTCAGAAGgactttctgtttgtttgttacATTTGATCTCTTATTCATAACCTTGCTATGGATAATAGAATTAAAT GTAAAAGGAGGCATTGAGACTACCTTAGAGAAAGAAGTCCTACAATATGACTACTCTTCTTCATATTTTGATATATTT CTACTGGCAGTCTTTCGATTTAAGGTGTTAATACTTGCATATGCAATGTGCAGACTGCGCCATTGGTGGGCAATAGCT TTTACAACAGCAGTGACCAGTGCCTTTTTATTAGCAAAAGTAATTATTTCACAG CTGTTCTCACAGGGTGCTTTTGGCTACGTGCTGCCCATCATATCCTTCATACTTGCCTGGATTGAAACTTGGTTCTTGGACTTTAAAGTGTTACCgcaagaagctgaagaagagaACA gatTTTTGATAGCACAGGATGCTTCTGAACGAGCAGCTCTTCTTCACCCAGGAGTCCTCTCTGATGGGCAGTTCTATTCTCCTCCTGAATCTGTAGCAG